One genomic segment of Deltaproteobacteria bacterium includes these proteins:
- a CDS encoding Zn-ribbon domain-containing OB-fold protein, translating to MAKETRTIECPWDLTTYKWKIEADALNLFVKGLKDRKILGRKCHKCGTVYVPGTSYCRKCLIDIDEVVEVKPEGTLDAFTVTISDIHGNPVEKPFITCTVRLEGSDSLIMGTLEGWKDWREVKEGMKVKAVLKDVTQGALSDLSHFELIN from the coding sequence AATGTCCATGGGACTTAACAACATATAAATGGAAGATTGAGGCTGATGCACTTAATCTTTTTGTAAAGGGATTAAAGGATAGAAAGATACTCGGCAGAAAATGCCATAAGTGCGGTACGGTCTACGTTCCGGGCACATCGTACTGCAGAAAGTGTCTCATAGATATTGATGAGGTTGTTGAAGTGAAGCCGGAGGGTACGCTTGATGCGTTTACCGTTACCATCTCTGATATCCATGGAAACCCTGTTGAAAAGCCCTTTATAACGTGTACCGTAAGGCTTGAAGGCTCGGATTCACTTATTATGGGAACACTTGAAGGCTGGAAAGATTGGCGAGAAGTAAAAGAGGGCATGAAGGTTAAGGCTGTATTGAAAGATGTTACACAGGGTGCGCTCAGCGATTTATCGCATTTTGAGCTAATAAATTAA